In the Solibacillus sp. FSL K6-1523 genome, one interval contains:
- a CDS encoding stage II sporulation protein M, whose amino-acid sequence MGFEIMMYTKTEIFNQVVFKRAIKFIVFSAAITMIATIITYIINPDIKEVVLGMEESLSIQIKESTGIDRVWSYVINNGFAVPLQMLILALIPIQFIYLLNIISTTSLLGVFWGIALLIDEKGFELIIASIPHAVFEIFAYCIFAAVLFELNQVIRVKVRNNFKKDNDGNSFINKFVRTIIVYAVFVLPIILVAAFLETYIADIILDLFE is encoded by the coding sequence GTGGGATTCGAAATTATGATGTACACCAAGACGGAAATATTCAATCAAGTGGTCTTTAAAAGAGCTATTAAATTTATCGTATTTTCTGCCGCTATAACAATGATTGCAACAATTATAACCTATATTATTAATCCGGATATAAAAGAAGTAGTACTGGGGATGGAGGAGAGTTTATCAATCCAGATAAAAGAATCCACAGGTATTGATAGAGTATGGTCTTATGTAATTAATAACGGTTTTGCAGTTCCATTGCAAATGTTGATCCTCGCCTTAATACCTATTCAATTTATATATTTGCTAAATATTATTTCAACTACTTCTTTGCTCGGAGTTTTTTGGGGAATTGCTTTATTGATTGATGAAAAAGGTTTTGAACTCATAATTGCTTCGATTCCACATGCTGTTTTCGAGATTTTTGCATATTGCATATTTGCTGCAGTTCTCTTTGAATTAAATCAAGTTATTAGAGTGAAAGTTAGAAATAATTTTAAGAAAGACAATGACGGAAATTCTTTTATTAATAAATTTGTAAGGACAATAATTGTTTACGCAGTTTTTGTTTTACCAATAATCCTCGTAGCCGCATTTTTGGAAACTTACATAGCTGACATTATACTCGACTTATTTGAATAA
- a CDS encoding ABC transporter permease yields the protein MDTETLHEKYKRKRRLESRKILLFQLLLLILIFLFWQITTHYRILDPLIFSSPLAVAKLLVTKVMDATLFPHVWFTLMETVIGFLLGTLLGTLLAIFLWSSITVAKVMDPYLVVLNAMPKVALGPMILVIFGPNVLSVIVMAISISVIVSTIVIFSSFQQVNENYLKVMQLFNASKAQTFKHVVLPASIPTIISTLKVNVGLSWVGVIVGEFLVSSKGLGYLIISGFQIFNFNLVFLSLIMIVILATIMYKCVEMIERVLLKKFNF from the coding sequence ATGGATACGGAAACGTTACATGAAAAATACAAACGAAAGCGACGGCTTGAATCACGAAAAATTTTGCTGTTTCAATTACTTTTACTCATCCTAATCTTTCTATTTTGGCAAATCACCACACACTACCGAATTCTCGACCCACTCATTTTTAGTAGTCCTCTTGCCGTTGCGAAATTGCTTGTCACAAAAGTGATGGACGCTACACTCTTCCCTCACGTATGGTTCACGCTAATGGAAACCGTTATCGGATTTTTGTTAGGCACACTTTTAGGAACATTACTCGCCATTTTCTTATGGTCCTCTATAACTGTCGCAAAAGTAATGGATCCGTACCTCGTTGTTTTAAATGCGATGCCAAAAGTTGCGCTTGGACCAATGATTCTCGTTATTTTTGGTCCGAACGTTTTGTCAGTCATTGTGATGGCAATCTCAATCTCTGTCATTGTTTCAACCATTGTCATTTTTTCTTCATTTCAACAAGTGAATGAAAATTATTTAAAAGTCATGCAGCTATTCAATGCGAGTAAGGCGCAAACATTTAAGCATGTTGTTCTTCCCGCCTCCATCCCAACAATTATTTCCACGTTAAAAGTGAATGTTGGCTTAAGCTGGGTTGGGGTCATTGTCGGTGAGTTTTTAGTTTCATCAAAGGGACTTGGCTATTTAATCATTTCCGGCTTCCAAATTTTCAACTTCAATCTCGTGTTTTTATCGCTCATCATGATTGTCATTTTAGCAACGATTATGTATAAGTGCGTGGAAATGATTGAGCGGGTTTTGTTGAAGAAGTTTAATTTTTAA
- a CDS encoding ABC transporter ATP-binding protein, whose protein sequence is MAFIDVRNIQHHFFNDHSYTTALKDVSFSINEGEFISFIGPSGCGKSTLLSIIAGLIEPTSGVITHEAPSIEIGYMLQQDFLFPWKTIEENISLGLTILNKGEGQIVEDLLKKFRLSHTAKLYPQQLSGGMRQRIALARTLAVEPTLLLLDEPFSALDFHSKLDLENFVSETLKQFSKTAILVTHDIGEAIAMSDKVYLFSNRPGTILKSFTIPDEIRNLVPFDARNAPEYQPIFQTIWKELEANGYGNVT, encoded by the coding sequence ATGGCCTTTATTGATGTTCGTAATATTCAGCACCACTTTTTTAATGATCACTCCTATACAACCGCACTAAAAGACGTTTCATTTTCGATCAATGAAGGCGAATTTATATCTTTTATTGGACCAAGTGGATGCGGAAAATCAACGCTTCTTTCTATCATCGCGGGATTAATCGAACCGACCTCTGGAGTCATTACACATGAAGCCCCTTCAATTGAAATTGGCTACATGCTCCAGCAAGATTTTTTGTTCCCATGGAAAACGATTGAGGAAAATATTTCGCTTGGTTTGACGATTTTAAATAAGGGTGAAGGGCAAATTGTTGAGGACCTATTAAAGAAATTCCGCTTATCTCATACCGCAAAACTCTACCCCCAGCAGCTATCTGGGGGGATGCGTCAACGAATTGCACTCGCAAGAACACTCGCTGTGGAGCCAACATTGCTCCTGCTAGATGAACCCTTTTCCGCGCTTGATTTCCACTCAAAGCTCGATCTTGAAAATTTCGTTTCAGAAACATTAAAGCAATTTTCTAAAACCGCCATTTTGGTCACACATGATATCGGTGAGGCTATTGCAATGAGCGATAAAGTCTATTTGTTCAGCAATCGTCCTGGTACCATTCTCAAGTCCTTTACGATTCCAGACGAAATACGAAATTTAGTACCATTCGATGCACGAAACGCCCCTGAATACCAACCTATATTCCAAACCATTTGGAAGGAGCTCGAAGCCAATGGATACGGAAACGTTACATGA
- a CDS encoding ABC transporter substrate-binding protein, whose translation MKWIRYLCLFGVIMLVVGCGDKEMQDVKIGEVTRSIFYAPLYAAIEEGFFEEEGLNIKLSTIPGGDKTMTALLSDGIDIALIGAETSIYVAGQNPNDVVVNFAQLTQTDGTFLVAREEIENFNWDMLKGSTFLGQRVGGMPQMAGEFVLKGHNIDPHNDLTLIQNIDFANIANAFASGTGDYVQLFEPTASIFEQQGTGKIVASFGEELGRIPYTGFMAKESKFDKDKEMIESFTKALYKAQKWVYEQPAADVAKSIAPYFEDTDLALIEKVVTRYRDQQSFATDPIIEEDEFQNLLNVMSEAGVLEYDATYEELVNRTFADKVVK comes from the coding sequence ATGAAATGGATTCGTTACCTCTGCCTATTTGGTGTCATAATGTTAGTCGTTGGCTGTGGCGATAAAGAAATGCAGGATGTGAAGATTGGTGAAGTGACAAGATCCATTTTCTACGCACCACTCTATGCTGCGATTGAAGAAGGCTTTTTTGAAGAGGAAGGTTTAAACATCAAATTATCCACGATTCCTGGTGGCGATAAAACGATGACTGCGCTTCTATCCGATGGGATTGATATCGCATTAATTGGTGCTGAAACATCCATTTATGTGGCGGGTCAAAATCCAAATGATGTCGTTGTCAACTTTGCACAATTAACACAAACTGACGGTACATTTTTAGTTGCGCGGGAAGAGATTGAAAACTTTAATTGGGATATGTTAAAAGGTAGTACGTTTTTAGGGCAACGTGTAGGTGGTATGCCGCAAATGGCTGGGGAATTTGTATTGAAAGGTCATAATATTGATCCGCATAATGATTTAACACTTATTCAAAATATTGATTTTGCTAATATTGCGAATGCCTTTGCATCCGGTACAGGTGATTACGTACAATTATTCGAACCAACTGCGAGTATTTTCGAGCAACAAGGCACAGGTAAAATCGTTGCGTCATTTGGTGAAGAACTAGGTCGCATTCCGTACACTGGGTTTATGGCAAAAGAAAGTAAGTTTGATAAAGATAAAGAAATGATCGAAAGTTTTACAAAAGCATTGTATAAAGCGCAAAAATGGGTGTATGAGCAGCCTGCTGCAGATGTTGCGAAATCAATCGCACCTTACTTTGAAGATACGGACCTTGCGCTTATTGAAAAAGTAGTAACACGCTATCGTGATCAACAGTCTTTCGCAACAGATCCAATCATTGAAGAAGATGAATTCCAAAATCTTTTAAATGTCATGTCGGAGGCTGGTGTGCTTGAATACGATGCAACATATGAAGAACTTGTGAATCGAACTTTTGCTGATAAGGTCGTGAAATAA
- a CDS encoding arsenic transporter, giving the protein MAWLTILAFLFTLIFILWRPRGINEAIPATIGAIVVIISGSVTLSELGIIAETISGAAITIMATIVMAIVLESFGFFNWVAERLAEKARGSGIRLFWYVNLLCFLMTLFFNNDGSILITTPILVMLLNNMNLKNHQKIPYLLSGALIATASSAPIGVSNIVNLIALKIVNMSLYSHAAMMFVPATLGLLLLVGLLFLKFQKDLPKVIPTNVNGISLSSYHPLMQNALYHSEADRSKFMRNILFFVFAVRISLFFASYVNIPVSLMAVLGSLVLLGWRWAYLKISPGDMLKKTPWYIIIFAFSMYVIIYGLNNIGLTDWLIGFMRPLVSGNLLHTSVMMGILLSVLSNIFNNHPALMVGTLTLMNMDLDPISLKVAYLANVIGSDMGALLIPMGTLATLMWMHIVRKGNVKITWWQYIKVTLIVIPPTVLFTLVLLYYWVTWLF; this is encoded by the coding sequence ATGGCTTGGCTAACCATTTTAGCATTTCTCTTTACACTAATCTTTATACTTTGGAGACCTAGAGGCATTAATGAAGCAATACCCGCCACAATCGGTGCAATTGTTGTCATCATAAGTGGGAGTGTTACACTGAGCGAGCTCGGAATTATTGCTGAAACGATAAGTGGAGCAGCAATAACCATTATGGCGACGATCGTTATGGCCATCGTCTTAGAAAGTTTCGGATTCTTTAACTGGGTAGCAGAAAGGCTGGCTGAAAAAGCACGCGGCTCCGGTATTCGATTGTTTTGGTATGTGAATCTTTTATGTTTTCTTATGACACTTTTTTTCAATAACGATGGCAGTATTTTAATAACCACGCCTATTTTAGTTATGCTGTTAAACAATATGAATTTAAAGAATCACCAAAAGATCCCCTACTTACTATCTGGCGCATTAATTGCAACTGCTTCTAGTGCACCAATTGGCGTAAGTAACATTGTAAATTTAATCGCCTTAAAAATTGTGAATATGAGTTTGTATTCCCATGCAGCAATGATGTTTGTTCCAGCAACACTCGGATTATTACTTTTAGTCGGACTCTTATTCCTAAAGTTTCAAAAAGATTTACCGAAAGTCATCCCTACTAATGTAAATGGTATATCACTCTCGTCTTATCACCCACTCATGCAAAATGCCCTTTACCACTCGGAAGCAGATCGTTCAAAGTTTATGCGCAACATCTTATTTTTCGTCTTTGCTGTACGTATTAGCCTCTTTTTCGCTTCATACGTTAACATTCCCGTTTCTCTTATGGCTGTATTAGGCTCCTTAGTACTTTTAGGTTGGCGATGGGCTTATTTAAAAATATCACCAGGAGATATGTTGAAAAAAACACCTTGGTACATTATCATCTTTGCGTTTAGTATGTACGTTATTATATATGGATTGAATAATATTGGTTTAACAGACTGGTTGATTGGATTTATGCGTCCTTTAGTTTCAGGGAACTTACTTCATACAAGCGTAATGATGGGAATACTTCTTTCCGTACTCTCTAATATATTCAATAATCACCCGGCGCTAATGGTCGGAACACTTACGCTTATGAATATGGATTTAGATCCAATTTCTTTGAAGGTTGCTTATTTGGCAAATGTAATTGGAAGTGATATGGGTGCATTACTTATTCCGATGGGGACGCTCGCTACACTCATGTGGATGCATATTGTCAGAAAAGGGAATGTGAAAATTACTTGGTGGCAATATATAAAAGTTACGCTTATCGTTATACCGCCGACCGTATTGTTTACATTAGTACTGTTATATTACTGGGTTACTTGGCTATTTTGA
- a CDS encoding DUF2642 domain-containing protein, whose translation MKNLLQDFDKEIVEMEITGKRVLKGKIIDNSSEMVVLFDGKEFLYIPVCHIHEIKTDYSNEDSLKIPASFAQDKIFNGTKEEMTLLKVLAKAVGIYLEIHVLNNQPLHGYISNILQDYIVFQSPIYKKMFIPIQHLKIIVPYNQNQKPYTLSNDDFAINACNETFLSTFEAQIGTLKNKLTVLNIGEKHNFTGLICEIKGTLIALQTARENIIHYNIQHIKTIHLP comes from the coding sequence TTGAAAAATCTACTTCAAGATTTTGATAAAGAAATTGTGGAAATGGAAATTACGGGGAAAAGGGTCCTCAAAGGAAAAATTATTGATAATAGTAGCGAGATGGTTGTTTTATTTGATGGGAAGGAATTTCTTTACATTCCAGTTTGTCATATTCATGAAATAAAAACTGATTATTCCAATGAAGATAGTCTCAAAATACCTGCATCTTTTGCACAGGATAAAATCTTCAACGGTACAAAAGAAGAAATGACGCTTTTAAAAGTTCTTGCGAAAGCAGTAGGGATTTATTTAGAAATTCATGTGTTAAATAATCAGCCATTGCATGGTTATATTTCTAATATTCTACAGGATTATATTGTATTTCAATCACCCATTTACAAAAAGATGTTTATTCCCATTCAGCATTTAAAGATAATCGTGCCTTATAATCAAAACCAAAAACCATATACATTATCAAATGATGATTTTGCAATCAATGCCTGTAACGAAACTTTCCTAAGCACTTTTGAAGCACAAATTGGAACGCTAAAAAATAAATTGACTGTATTAAATATTGGTGAAAAGCACAATTTTACAGGCCTCATATGTGAGATTAAGGGGACACTTATTGCGCTTCAGACAGCAAGGGAGAATATTATCCATTATAATATTCAGCATATAAAAACAATTCATTTACCGTAA
- a CDS encoding DedA family protein: MVGLAQAIQSIELFLESMLQQYGTFIYIILFLIIFSKTAFIIFTFLPGDAVVFAAAMLVALGELNGWILFGALLVATIAGDAHNFFLGILFRKKFGVKMVNRFISMDTILKTEQLVQRRGGTVIMFSRFIPLMRTTVPFVCAYTNYSFRSFLTANSIGGFFWLVLWFGAGISLGQLEWMEENLVYALMIVMCIPFSIPIFFYIFKLIMKRRTIIKDKKVL; encoded by the coding sequence TTGGTAGGTTTAGCTCAGGCGATTCAAAGTATTGAATTGTTCTTAGAATCCATGTTGCAGCAGTATGGCACGTTTATTTATATTATTTTGTTCCTTATTATATTTAGTAAAACCGCTTTTATCATTTTTACCTTTTTACCAGGGGATGCCGTTGTTTTTGCAGCGGCGATGTTGGTGGCGCTCGGTGAATTGAATGGGTGGATTTTATTTGGGGCACTTCTCGTAGCAACAATAGCAGGGGATGCGCATAATTTCTTCCTAGGGATATTATTTCGAAAAAAGTTTGGTGTGAAAATGGTGAATCGTTTTATTTCGATGGATACCATTTTAAAAACGGAGCAGTTGGTTCAACGACGTGGGGGGACGGTTATTATGTTTTCAAGGTTTATCCCACTAATGCGCACAACTGTACCATTTGTTTGTGCGTATACAAATTATTCTTTCCGAAGCTTTTTAACAGCCAATAGTATCGGTGGATTCTTCTGGCTCGTGCTTTGGTTTGGAGCGGGAATATCACTAGGACAGCTAGAATGGATGGAAGAAAACTTAGTGTATGCTTTAATGATCGTCATGTGTATTCCATTTAGTATTCCGATATTCTTTTATATTTTTAAACTTATTATGAAGAGACGGACGATTATAAAAGATAAAAAAGTATTATAA
- a CDS encoding NUDIX hydrolase, whose protein sequence is MFLDKLKGQLNGPQPLFLGEESAFRSAVLIPLVMVRDEWHVLFEVRAFTMRKQPGDISFPGGKIDATDASPLAAALRETSEELGVDPKTIEVLGKLSPFVLSPSFVVYPFIGIIEESQLHTYNKDEVDEIFMVPMKWLLEHEPYIHYVPVEPKPPEDFPYEKIANGENYKWRTSYMEEWFFEYGNYTIWGLTARLLKHFVDKIK, encoded by the coding sequence ATGTTTTTAGATAAGTTGAAAGGGCAGTTAAATGGGCCACAACCGTTATTTTTAGGTGAGGAATCAGCTTTCCGTTCGGCAGTATTAATTCCATTAGTAATGGTTCGTGATGAATGGCATGTGTTGTTTGAAGTACGCGCCTTTACGATGAGAAAGCAGCCGGGAGATATTAGCTTTCCAGGTGGGAAAATTGATGCAACAGACGCGTCACCACTTGCAGCAGCCTTACGAGAGACATCCGAAGAACTAGGTGTTGATCCAAAAACAATCGAGGTTTTAGGAAAGCTCAGTCCATTTGTGCTATCTCCATCATTTGTCGTCTATCCATTTATCGGTATTATTGAAGAATCACAGCTTCATACGTATAACAAAGATGAGGTAGATGAGATTTTTATGGTACCAATGAAATGGTTACTTGAGCACGAGCCTTATATTCATTATGTCCCAGTTGAACCAAAACCCCCAGAGGATTTCCCGTATGAGAAAATCGCTAATGGAGAAAATTACAAGTGGCGGACGAGCTATATGGAAGAATGGTTTTTTGAATATGGAAATTACACAATATGGGGCTTAACAGCTAGATTATTAAAGCATTTTGTAGATAAGATAAAGTGA
- a CDS encoding methyl-accepting chemotaxis protein: MNKKRTSKASIKYKLGFAFLIALLIPTLLIALTSFFSAKSEIETQIHTSELQSVATVDAFIEKHVSPIVSDVDYFAGNFKQSNWETEDWSVLLQKLEQYFETSQGIVSSFVGTKNGDMIQHPDLGLMNNSEFDPRTRAWYQQAEASPGQVIISNPHQSASTGDWVVTVSKQLADGSGVFAANLGMDALFEMINNIQVGTTGYTFLMTTDKTIIAHPTYEGGTDVSTESWADQVLTKEKGSFEYVFEGAQKQMYVQTNALTNWKIGGTMYTSEVNEATNTILYTTLLVVICSLIVLGLFLIVIIRSITKPLKEISNAAVEMSSGDLRTNLSIKKNDEIGALSHAFLKMSEMLSSIIKHIHHKSSVISSSSEELVATLAENRKASELITLAMNDVQDGFEQQSTKLSKSFNSLKKVSDNIHSISDNTVQVTASAQNAVRVAEVGHDIVISTQQQMSNIEGTFHKLSEDIGTVNTYANEIHEIVNVITTIADQTNLLALNASIEAARAGEHGKGFAVVAEEVRKLAEQTNNSSIQVKGIITAIQRESSNSVESMNTSLGEVNKGLEMFAQTETNFLEVKTFIRKLTEQLQEIQDRALQIAEDSDFAVGDIEMVEEIAANSKKLLESVSMSTESQLCSMEEISATAEALESIVDELLSEVRVFKVK; encoded by the coding sequence ATGAATAAGAAAAGAACTTCGAAAGCCTCAATTAAATACAAATTAGGCTTTGCGTTCTTAATCGCTTTACTAATACCTACTTTATTAATCGCATTAACGTCCTTTTTCTCTGCAAAGAGTGAAATCGAAACACAGATTCATACGAGTGAATTACAAAGTGTTGCTACTGTGGATGCATTTATTGAAAAGCATGTCTCTCCAATTGTTAGCGATGTCGACTATTTTGCAGGCAACTTTAAGCAAAGCAATTGGGAAACAGAAGATTGGAGCGTCCTTCTTCAAAAGCTAGAACAATATTTCGAAACGAGTCAGGGAATTGTTTCGTCTTTCGTTGGGACAAAAAATGGTGATATGATTCAACATCCAGACCTTGGATTAATGAATAATTCGGAGTTCGATCCTCGTACACGTGCATGGTATCAACAGGCAGAAGCAAGTCCTGGACAAGTGATTATTTCAAATCCTCACCAATCGGCTTCAACTGGTGACTGGGTTGTGACGGTGTCAAAACAACTTGCGGATGGTAGCGGTGTTTTCGCTGCAAACCTAGGCATGGATGCTTTATTTGAAATGATTAATAACATTCAAGTTGGGACAACTGGCTACACCTTTTTAATGACTACGGATAAAACAATTATTGCCCACCCAACATATGAAGGTGGGACAGATGTTTCTACTGAAAGTTGGGCGGACCAAGTTCTAACAAAGGAAAAAGGTTCATTTGAGTATGTTTTCGAAGGTGCTCAAAAGCAAATGTATGTTCAAACAAACGCGCTAACAAACTGGAAAATTGGCGGTACAATGTATACTAGCGAAGTGAACGAAGCAACGAATACGATTTTATATACGACATTGCTTGTTGTCATCTGCTCGTTAATTGTATTAGGCCTATTTTTAATCGTCATTATTCGTTCAATTACCAAGCCATTAAAAGAAATATCGAATGCAGCAGTTGAGATGAGTTCTGGTGATTTACGTACAAACTTATCCATAAAAAAGAATGATGAAATTGGCGCGTTAAGTCACGCATTCCTTAAGATGAGTGAAATGCTATCATCAATTATTAAGCATATCCATCATAAATCTTCTGTCATTTCTTCTTCTTCTGAGGAACTTGTAGCAACATTAGCGGAAAATCGAAAAGCATCTGAGTTAATTACCCTTGCCATGAATGATGTACAAGATGGCTTTGAACAACAATCAACAAAATTATCAAAAAGCTTTAACTCACTGAAAAAGGTGTCTGATAATATTCATTCCATTTCAGACAATACTGTACAAGTGACAGCAAGTGCTCAAAATGCAGTAAGGGTTGCAGAAGTTGGACATGATATCGTCATTTCGACGCAGCAACAAATGTCGAATATTGAAGGCACATTCCATAAGCTTTCTGAAGATATTGGCACAGTAAATACGTATGCAAATGAAATTCATGAAATCGTTAATGTAATTACTACGATTGCAGATCAAACTAATTTATTAGCACTGAATGCATCGATTGAAGCAGCTCGTGCTGGTGAACATGGTAAAGGCTTTGCAGTTGTTGCAGAAGAAGTTCGCAAGCTAGCTGAACAAACAAATAACTCATCCATTCAAGTGAAAGGCATTATTACAGCTATTCAACGTGAGTCGTCAAACTCGGTTGAATCTATGAATACAAGTTTGGGAGAAGTGAATAAAGGTTTAGAAATGTTCGCTCAAACAGAAACGAACTTCCTAGAAGTCAAAACATTCATCCGTAAATTAACGGAACAGCTACAAGAAATTCAAGATCGAGCGCTTCAAATTGCGGAAGATAGTGATTTTGCCGTTGGAGATATTGAAATGGTTGAGGAAATTGCAGCGAATTCGAAAAAACTTCTTGAATCCGTATCCATGTCAACAGAATCACAGCTATGTTCAATGGAGGAAATCTCGGCTACTGCCGAAGCGTTAGAAAGTATTGTCGACGAATTACTATCTGAGGTTCGTGTTTTTAAAGTGAAGTAA
- the psiE gene encoding phosphate-starvation-inducible protein PsiE gives MEEKLKKIHNMKKVVPQFFQIILNISLTILAFFLSIMLLEGIIDFFQMIFSTEKRDYKYFLANILVFFMYFEFITMIVKYFKEDYHFPLRYFMYIGITAMIRLVIVEHDNAMDTLLFALVILVLIIGYYIINITPRERPQKK, from the coding sequence ATGGAGGAGAAGCTAAAAAAGATACACAATATGAAGAAGGTAGTGCCACAATTCTTCCAAATCATTTTAAACATTAGCTTGACGATTTTAGCGTTTTTTTTAAGTATCATGCTGCTTGAGGGGATTATTGACTTTTTTCAAATGATTTTTTCTACTGAAAAGCGGGATTATAAATACTTTTTAGCAAATATTCTCGTATTCTTTATGTATTTTGAGTTTATTACGATGATTGTTAAATACTTCAAAGAGGATTATCATTTTCCGTTACGATATTTCATGTATATTGGCATTACCGCGATGATCCGGCTCGTTATTGTCGAGCATGATAACGCGATGGATACATTGTTATTTGCGCTTGTTATTTTAGTACTAATTATTGGCTATTACATTATTAACATTACACCTCGCGAACGGCCGCAAAAGAAATAA
- a CDS encoding GGDEF domain-containing protein, whose product MLTLEQQQNYYDRAQQFLVAGDFKQAEEWLQIVITSAFQHQDYSTYTAANVNLLRILTNSIRYDELFPVLENVAPYISRYATDVEEFSYRSTRAVFHYTAGIGTPLEDLEQLYEESKEKQLFTQIFNTGNNLLHVYYEKGDFEKGMFLANELESLIDYSKFQDPVTPFAYFVNSLKLYYRMGDFTKAEANLKAIEKQSFHIKVPSLESHYWFCKALVEAQQGTFKMAYHYFDKAFNMMENKYYFLSELELWIQILNLKDKMNDVIYYQKIMITTLQNYVNIEESLRRTKIIEQMTTTNLEERLHTDRLTNVKSRAYYEEKIVKKRLHMNFTFVIFDIDRFKSINDKYGHLIGDQALKFIASHVEKKLPERDMDMIRYGGDEFILLFPYHIDEVHDLISSLHESIPKKEFIIRETNEKLSLQVSLGISYTNEEPATLKELFKVADKALYRAKENGRNQIQVLKLSKQNS is encoded by the coding sequence ATGCTAACGTTAGAACAACAACAAAATTATTACGATCGTGCCCAACAATTCCTTGTAGCTGGCGACTTTAAACAGGCGGAAGAATGGCTACAAATTGTGATTACAAGCGCTTTTCAACATCAAGATTATTCAACATATACGGCTGCCAATGTAAACTTACTTCGGATTTTAACAAATTCCATTCGATATGATGAGCTATTTCCGGTTTTGGAAAATGTGGCACCTTATATTTCACGCTATGCAACAGATGTAGAGGAGTTTTCGTATCGATCTACGCGCGCGGTATTTCATTACACAGCTGGAATTGGGACGCCGTTAGAAGATTTAGAGCAACTATATGAGGAATCGAAGGAAAAGCAATTGTTCACGCAAATTTTTAACACAGGGAATAATTTGTTGCATGTGTATTATGAAAAGGGTGACTTTGAAAAGGGGATGTTCCTTGCAAATGAACTTGAAAGTTTAATCGACTATTCGAAATTTCAGGATCCAGTTACGCCATTTGCATATTTTGTGAATTCATTAAAACTGTATTATCGCATGGGGGACTTTACAAAGGCAGAAGCTAATCTTAAAGCAATTGAAAAGCAAAGTTTTCATATAAAAGTCCCATCGCTTGAGAGTCATTATTGGTTTTGCAAAGCATTGGTAGAGGCGCAGCAGGGCACCTTTAAGATGGCATATCATTATTTCGATAAAGCATTTAATATGATGGAAAATAAATATTATTTTTTATCGGAGCTAGAGCTTTGGATACAAATATTGAATTTAAAAGATAAGATGAATGATGTTATTTATTATCAGAAAATAATGATTACAACGCTCCAAAACTATGTCAACATTGAAGAAAGTTTACGACGAACAAAGATTATTGAGCAAATGACAACGACCAATTTAGAGGAACGATTGCATACGGACCGTTTAACGAATGTAAAAAGTCGAGCTTATTATGAAGAAAAAATAGTAAAAAAACGATTGCATATGAACTTTACATTTGTCATTTTTGATATTGATCGATTTAAATCAATTAACGATAAATATGGTCATTTAATAGGGGATCAGGCACTCAAATTTATTGCATCTCATGTTGAAAAGAAATTGCCAGAAAGAGACATGGATATGATCCGTTATGGTGGCGATGAATTTATATTATTATTCCCATATCATATAGATGAGGTTCATGATTTGATTTCTTCGCTTCATGAAAGTATTCCGAAAAAGGAATTTATTATTCGAGAAACAAACGAAAAGTTAAGTTTACAAGTAAGCCTAGGGATAAGTTATACGAATGAGGAACCAGCAACTCTGAAAGAACTATTCAAAGTGGCAGATAAAGCTTTGTATAGAGCGAAGGAAAATGGCCGAAATCAAATACAAGTTTTAAAACTTTCAAAGCAAAATAGCTAG